aacaaaattttttaatataaatcaattatacactttaaaaacctgcatgttgattagaaaaataataacaaataaaacacattcaCAATtacactttcataaaaaaacacatacataccACACTAGAAAACGTAATAAACTAGAACTTTCAAAAACCAGAACCAACTAtggaaagaaaaacattttatttgaaggagttcaaatttataataaattatcagacTTAATCATTAATAGCAAGAGttttcctatatttaaaaaacgtgtaATGGAATatgtgcaaaataatttataagttaatgtaACCCCTACCTAAACATGTTTGTGTAATATAACTACccgcaacattttattttactgtatataattcataaggCAGACTTTTAAATGTACCCCcaagcaaaattattataatttcttattataagtgAACTTTTGTGttctttatgagaaataaatgtctttaaacCGAATATCCTAAATGACTGACAGTCTGTCTCTTTCGCGGTCAAACGAACGAgctgataaaatttggtatgaagcaacctTGAATCACAAGGGTTTCTTTCCTATGCCTAACACTTTACGACTAACCCTAAAAACGAACAAAGCCGTGGACAACAACAAATCATCCAAAAATTCCAAGCTTATTCCAATAACAGATGTCTTTACATCTGACATTGAATTGAtctagattataaataattactatgtattcattatgtatttgtgaaaaaattgcgttttaaatGTCAACGAAGTTGTTATCGCTACAATGAAAGTAAAcgtaaagaaaatataagtagttgagataaatagtattttataaaaagataccTAGAACAGAACAAGAAGAAGAATTAAGCAGAACCAATAGCTATACAAGTATAATCACatagaatatttcaatttaaggtTAGTTTATCTCTACGCTTTCTTCAATTggcataatatatatgtattataatttaggcTGTTTAttgaagattaaaattattcagcAAGTTAATAATAAGCAAACGAacgtataaataacattttgttttacgCGTACGAAGACAGGTCaagcttgttaaattataaatagttaatgtttaaacgaacaataaaaaaagtcctATTATATCAcacgttaaaataaattcccGATGACGCTACCATATGATTACGCCAGACGGTCAACAAACAGACAATCTACAAACAAAGACCGGCTCtactatatttatctaaaataaacgttaatttattcatattacataAGCTGTGTATTTAGCAAACTACCTCTgacctatttgattttataatgtacTGATACGTATAATGTGTTATAATAAACTCAAtaaaactcaaattaatttGCTACAATTAATGTATTCATGTAAAATTTTGTCTTTACCAATTTCCAGGTACGATCAATATGAAATCATATTTGGGAacacaaattgtaaataatatagttattaattttatgatcatCATAATAggatcttaaaaaaaaagaaaaaatacttaatcaatGAACTTTATTTTCTGTACAAATCATCTTaacgtaacaaaaaataaaaacgtacaaAAATATGGCAGTGAGCATCAAATTATAGAGAGAAGCAAGAGCTTTATGGCGGATGCTGCGCCACAACACTTTAAGCGATATTGATTTTTAAGACGAAAAATCCTTGTATTTTTCCATGAATAATTGATTAAGAATGGTTATAGTTAATCAATTACACATTGAATTCCTTGGTGTCAGCGATGTTAATCATTGTTTATCTCCTGGATGGGGATGGGACCTTGGGGATGGAGGCTCCCTCAGGATGGTAGCCGGTCTCGTCAGCATAGTAGGTAATGGTCTCGGGGTTACCGTTTACATCGACGTATGAGTAAGATCCACGGACTACTACGACAGGGTGAGGCTTGTTTTCCTCGTCAAGAGCTTCCCTTACTTCGCCCTGCTCAGAGCGTTTGATGCCATTTTCTGTTTCGaaactgaaatttaaaaatagatttaatgctataatacatttatataaaaatataacttatatgaagttttataatttttagtattaatataaaatgtgttaAATATCAATATCTGTATGCTTAATATAACGACTAAACGTTAAAAATCAATGCTTACTCGAAAACGTAGCCACCTTCAGGATTGGCATCAAATTGTGATCGAAGAATTTTAATTGGTTCAGTTTCTGCGACGGGATGAGCAGCGACAACAGCCACAAGGGCGAGGGCGACAATGATCTAAAGAAACacataattagttaaaaatataaattaaaaaaataaataaatagtaatttccttttttttctttaacgtaCCACTTTCATGGTTAATTAGATAGGTTTGGATACTTTGATACCAAATGAGCGACTGATGCTTTAACCGTCGGAGCAAGATCTTTTATACATTTCTCCCGGCGTTGTATTCAAAGGCGTTATCAAACGACAAAAAACCTAGCGTCGATATGTCAGATCCCCGAATATCACCTATGATCGTCACCACACGTGTGTGATATCATGTAACAATGTGTGCTACACGCACTCAAGCAGAATTTGAAGGATTTATTCATATggatttacataataatttgtcaCCAAATTGGAAATATCTACGTTAACGTATATTAGTAGGTATTAGGCCAAGGTACATGCTCAACTTCAActtctttgttaaatatttttaattatagatttttcgctatacaataaatattgaaaaacaagTACCTACGATATCGTCGTATATATATACGAGCTAATAGTATTGTCTAAgcaaatttatactttataatattcaaaataacatttttttaaagattttatagtTTATCGGTGTATAGTAACTATAAACACGCCCTATTTTGAGTAAACAATAgacaaatattttgaagaaccttcaaaatatttgtgtattttttattttcatttattttattcttgattACCTTTTTTCACATATTAAATCAAAGTTAATAAGTTACGAAAAGAATTCATTACGAAGAACGATTTAATTAGTCCTCAAATTAAGCGGACGGTATTTttgtaaaaacgtatttttaataacataaggtaataacgtaacgtaacgatGTACCCGTTATGTATTTTCATTGGTATGCACGACtaaattaagaaacaaatatgaaaataattcagTAGCATGaccaacaataatattttattgatacctTTAAAATGGTATaccttttaaaaatgaataaaaaccatatataaaagattaccaaaaaataaagtaaataattgatttattgatgTTTGTTAGTCAATTTGAACGCTTATTAAATGTGGCATTCAAAAAGCCtagtatgttaatatttacaacAGTAGGTACTAagcaaaataagaatttattatgtaCACAATCTATTGATTAAACCAGTTTATAAGGAAATATCGGCTATGATTTTTTTACTGCAATCAACCTATGTCATCTTCACTCTTGcttgcattaaattaaaaacatattatgataAACATTTTTCCAATGGtactttttcgtattttttctTAAGAAATGTACTTTTTATAACCTTATCATCAATTATGTCAAATGTTGAGTAGACGTCTTTGGTTGCTAAACTCTTATtcaggatgtttttttttctttttttttgttaaagtaagTGTCAATAAATATTGCAAAGGTCAAACAAGTAATATAAAGCtaaaatcacataaaatataattatcattaacaatattatataccgccatgaatattttaaattcaaactgtTAGAAAAACTTGTCCCGTATTCAGCATCGGCATCGTCGCTATGCAAGACGCAAATAAAAGTGATGTGCTCTTAACCTTTCCAGAGGTCGGTTTCGATCTTTATTTCGTGAAATTATAATTCAAGGTcagcgagttttttttttgtaaacttgtATAAATCGAAGTTTTTGAGACGACCATAAAGCTTATATGACTACCAATAGcaaaactgaaaaaaattataatgtgtatATTCTACTACTTAAATGCCATTGACTTACTAATTCTTCAGATTATGTCTGATACAGTTAGTAGGTAATTGGGTATTGTTACTAATAGGCGTAAAGTAGTAGatactataccctgtacaacttagcttgatctttttgacaggtgtaaatttttctgatcgacataactttgcaatgacgaatatattattttcttaatgtaataattttaaaaattgttaaaatattaaaaaaaaaaacatacaacacaaaagttcctaaagatacAAGCGTTATCCAAAAATTTTGAgactttttattgcttcaaagtaacatttaaataggaacactgaaaataatagacatttgtaaaatcattatccatccttttggttggggtctcttcatcaggtataaaaaaaaaataaaaaaaaaaacggatggAAGGTgaatttttttcacttttcgaCTCGTGTTTCTTTGGGAAATATGTTTACTTTCATGTAGGTATAAGtacttattatgaatattgaccCACCGTCGCTTATCTACCCAATGTTTTATATGTCTAATGCAATAAAGAATTTCACACATAATACACTTCAGGCTCTTGTCCCatcaaaagaattattaaacaataattgtgaatactaACATCAATGTAAATCGGGCTATTTAAAAGAGCGACTATGCGAGTTGTATAAAATTCCAAAAACAAtgcaacttaaataaaatacatttcatttgttTGTTAAGATGTATAACAATTAAATGCTATACAGTCCTCTATGTCGAAGGGATTCTCTAGCTGTAAGTTTGCTGTATTAGTAAATATCTCCAATTCCACGTCTCTATGACATTGAAACCATTCCTAATGACAATAGCGAAAACATTAAATAGTAGTATTCCTTACACTAATGAAATGGTATTGATGTTTTCTTTACTTTTCTTTGTTAACTTTTCTTGTCGCAAATTCTGTTTTTTATCTTCCCCAAACAAATAAGATGACTTACGA
This genomic stretch from Vanessa atalanta chromosome 5, ilVanAtal1.2, whole genome shotgun sequence harbors:
- the LOC125064017 gene encoding larval cuticle protein 1-like, with product MKVIIVALALVAVVAAHPVAETEPIKILRSQFDANPEGGYVFDFETENGIKRSEQGEVREALDEENKPHPVVVVRGSYSYVDVNGNPETITYYADETGYHPEGASIPKVPSPSRR